A single Lolium perenne isolate Kyuss_39 chromosome 6, Kyuss_2.0, whole genome shotgun sequence DNA region contains:
- the LOC127321566 gene encoding putative F-box protein At1g67390, protein MGLNDILEQLYDCLPESPFSSDASLSASTSNDGGAEDRMSALPDDLLRNVVSRLTVKDAARTAALSSRWNGLWTSTPLVLEDRYLLTQPSSGDRSALPAAVSRVLASHPGPFRWVSLSRSFMVNQEEALADWLRLFADKGVETLVLVNRPWPLGVALPESILRCSSLRRLYLGVWLFPDTSRTTAPPRGPGVFPRLQELGICHIMMRERDIEYLLACSPELKIFALILGYGFPERVPITSNSLRCLLLWFTIVEELDIVAAPLLQRLILFWLHRGRTTRVKIGYAPKLTVLGYLDTANHVLQIGNTTIKAGVTNVIPNAVVPSVKVLALNVDFRVAEEVKTLLTFLRCFPQVETLHIKSHNDDENQDEEQDYEDTGGKLTSTFWQEVGPIECVESRVKKVVLDQFSMGDNEIEFLMLCKLRAKVMHKVVLVLPVELSPEVLTENIWKLLPLGAANCASGSCEFALHTRPRFTCDYRGASDLSLSDPFPEGIVLNC, encoded by the exons ATGGGCTTGAACGACATCCTCGAGCAATTGTACGACTGCCTCCCGGAATCCCCCTTCTCTTCCGACGCCTCtctctccgcctccacctccaacGACGGCGGGGCGGAAGACCGCATGAGCGCCCTCCCCGACGACCTCCTTCGCAATGTGGTCTCGCGCCTCACCGTCAAGGACGCCGCCCGTACCGCCGCGCTCTCCTCCCGCTGGAACGGCCTCTGGACCTCCACCCCGCTCGTCCTCGAAGACCGCTACCTCCTCACCCAGCCCTCGTCGGGCGACCGGAGCGCCCTTCCCGCCGCCGTGTCTCGCGTCCTCGCCTCCCACCCGGGCCCCTTCCGCTGGGTCAGTCTCTCCCGCAGCTTCATGGTCAACCAGGAGGAAGCGCTCGCCGACTGGCTCCGCCTCTTCGCCGACAAGGGCGTGGAGACCCTCGTGCTCGTCAACCGCCCCTGGCCCCTCGGCGTGGCCCTGCCGGAGTCCATCCTCCGCTGCTCCTCGCTGCGTCGCCTCTACCTCGGGGTCTGGCTCTTCCCGGACACTTCTCGCACCACCGCTCCCCCACGCGGCCCCGGCGTCTTCCCCCGCCTCCAGGAGCTGGGCATCTGCCACATCATGATGCGGGAGCGCGACATCGAGTACCTGCTCGCCTGCAGCCCTGAGCTCAAGATCTTCGCGCTCATCCTCGGCTACGGCTTCCCCGAGCGCGTCCCAATAACTAGCAACAGCCTCCGCTGCCTGCTGCTCTGGTTCACCATTGTGGAGGAGCTCGACATCGTGGCAGCCCCATTACTGCAGCGCCTCATCCTCTTCTGGCTTCACAGGGGGCGCACCACCAGGGTCAAGATCGGATATGCTCCTAAGCTCACCGTGCTAGGCTACTTGGATACGGCGAACCACGTGCTTCAGATCGGCAACACCACCATCAAG GCTGGGGTAACAAATGTGATCCCAAATGCTGTGGTTCCAAGTGTGAAGGTGCTAGCTTTGAATGTGGATTTCAGAGTAGCCGAGGAAGTGAAGACATTGCTCACTTTCTTGAGATGCTTTCCCCAAGTGGAGACGCTGCACATTAAG TCCCACAATGACGATGAGAACCAAGATGAGGAGCAGGACTACGAGGACACTGGTGGCAAGCTTACTTCCACCTTCTGGCAGGAGGTTGGTCCGATCGAGTGTGTGGAGTCGCGAGTGAAGAAGGTGGTGCTTGATCAGTTCAGCATGGGGGACAACGAGATTGAATTCCTCATGCTTTGCAAACTGAGAGCAAAGGTGATGCAcaaggtggtgctggtgctgccagTCGAGTTAAGTCCGGAGGTGCTGACTGAAAACATTTGGAAACTGTTGCCCCTGGGTGCCGCAAATTGTGCCAGTGGGAGTTGCGAGTTCGCATTGCATACTCGTCCAAGATTTACTTGTGACTACCGCGGAGCGTCTGATCTTTCTCTGAGTGACCCATTTCCGGAAGGCATTGTGCTGAACTGCTGA